A genome region from Carya illinoinensis cultivar Pawnee chromosome 2, C.illinoinensisPawnee_v1, whole genome shotgun sequence includes the following:
- the LOC122300695 gene encoding 1-aminocyclopropane-1-carboxylate oxidase homolog 1-like — translation MVRSPYEIESSRFQMVITSRDEVAATQKPGYDRASELKAFDSTKAGVKGLVDAGVTEIPRIFHHPPESFEKDSVSDDTQVRTIPVIDLQGVIDNDVPKRKEIVERVGAASETWGFFQVVNHGIPVSVLEDMEAGVRRFYEQDTEIKKDFYTRDPMRPVVYNTNFDLYSAPATNWRDTFNCQMAPNPPKSEDLPAACRDILEEYSRQVMKLGILLFELLSEALGLNPNHLNDIDCTEGLALLCHFYPACPQPELTLGTSKHSDSGFLSVLLQDHIGGFQIFRQDKWIDVPPVPGALVINIGDLLQLITNDRFKSVEHRVLANRVGPRVSVASFFFTGLRPTTRIYGPIKELLSEDNPPKYRETTVREYSAYYRGKGLDGTSALTHFRL, via the exons ATGGTGCGTAGTCCTTATGAAATTGAGTCCTCTAGGTTTCAAATGGTTATCACTAGCAGAGATGAAGTTGCAGCCACGCAGAAGCCGGGGTATGACAGAGCAAGCGAGTTGAAGGCTTTTGATAGCACAAAAGCCGGTGTTAAAGGACTAGTGGATGCTGGGGTTACTGAGATTCCTCGTATATTCCATCACCCACCGGAAAGCTTTGAAAAGGACTCAGTTTCTGATGACACCCAGGTTAGGACTATTCCTGTCATAGACCTCCAAGGCGTCATCGACAACGATGTCCCAAAACGCAAGGAGATTGTTGAAAGAGTTGGAGCTGCATCAGAGACATGGGGTTTCTTTCAGGTGGTGAATCATGGGATTCCTGTGAGTGTTCTGGAGGACATGGAGGCAGGTGTGCGTAGGTTTTATGAACAAGATACAGAGATTAAGAAAGATTTTTATACCCGTGACCCCATGAGACCGGTTGTGTACAACACCAACTTTGATCTATATAGTGCCCCGGCCACCAATTGGAGGGATACTTTTAATTGTCAAATGGCTCCTAATCCACCCAAGTCAGAAGATCTTCCAGCCGCATGCAG AGACATACTGGAAGAGTACTCGAGGCAAGTGATGAAGTTGGGGATTTTACTGTTTGAGCTACTATCGGAGGCTCTTGGGCTTAACCCAAACCACCTAAATGATATTGATTGCACTGAGGGGCTTGCACTTCTATGCCATTTCTATCCGGCTTGCCCACAACCAGAGTTAACATTGGGCACAAGCAAGCACTCTGATAGTGGCTTCCTCAGTGTGCTTCTACAAGACCATATTGGTGGCTTCCAAATTTTTCGTCAGGACAAGTGGATTGACGTCCCCCCCGTGCCAGGGGCTCTTGTGATCAACATTGGAGATCTTCTACAG CTTATAACAAACGATAGGTTCAAAAGCGTTGAACACAGAGTATTGGCGAACCGTGTAGGTCCAAGAGTGTCGGTGGCAAGCTTTTTTTTCACAGGTCTTCGGCCAACCACAAGAATTTATGGACCCATCAAGGAGTTATTATCAGAAGACAATCCTCCAAAGTATAGGGAAACTACAGTGAGAGAGTACTCTGCATATTACAGGGGAAAGGGCCTTGATGGGACTTCTGCGCTGACGCATTTCAGGCTTTGA